The following DNA comes from Vogesella indigofera.
CGGCGGCAAGGCGGCGTATCCCAGCTCGGTGCTGATGAACGCGCTGCCGGCCAAGGTCGCCGGCGTGGGCGAGATCATCATGGTGGTGCCGACGCCGAACGGCGAACAGAACGACCTGGTGCTGGCCGCCGCCTACATCGCCGGCGTCGACAAGGTGTTCACCTGTGGTGGCGCACAAGCCGTCGCCGCACTGGCCTACGGCACCGAGAGCGTGCCGCAGGTGGACAAGATCACCGGCCCCGGCAATGCCTACGTTGCCGCTGCCAAGCGCCGCGTGTTCGGCGTGGTCGGCATCGACATGGTGGCCGGCCCGTCCGAGATCCTGGTGATCTGCGACGGCGACACCGACCCGGACTGGATCGCGATGGACCTGTTCAGCCAGGCCGAGCACGACGAAATCGCGCAGGCCATCCTGCTGTCCCCGTCGGCGGACTTCATCGCCCGCGTCGAGGCCAGCATAGCGAAGCTGCTGCCGGCGATGCCGCGCCGCGCCATCATCGAGGCCAGCCTCGGCAACCGCGGCGCGCTGATCGAAGTGCGCGACCTGGACGAAGCCTGCGCCATCTCCAACTACATCGCGCCGGAGCACCTGGAGCTGTCGGTGGCGGAGCCGGAAGCGTGGCTGGACAAGCTACGCCACGCCGGTGCCATCTTCATGGGCCGCTTCACCTCGGAAAGCCTGGGCGACTACTGCGCCGGGCCCAACCACGTGCTGCCGACCAGCCGCACCGCGCGTTTTGCCAGCCCGCTGGGGGTGTACGACTTCCAGAAGCGCAGCAGCCTGATCCGCGTGTCGCACGCCGGGGCCCAGAAGCTGGGCAAGATCGCCAGCATCCTGGCGCATGGCGAGGGGCTGACCGCCCACGCCCGCGCCGCGGAACTGCGACTGGACCCGGCCGGCGACTGAGCGCGCCCAACCCTGTCTTGTCATGGCCAGCACTGCTGGCCATTTTCATGTCATGGCGCGGCGGCGCCACGCTGCTGCGCTGCCGCAGAAAAGCCGCCGCGGAGCTAGGCGCCCCCTGTCAAAACAGGTAGGATGAAAGTCTTGTGAATTGATTGTGTCGGGCTATGCCGGCAGTTCCATCCGGCGCCGCCGGTAACGAAATGTCGAATAAAATGTCTATACAGCAACTGTTCCGCCCCGACGTGCTGGCCATGCAGGCCTACCACGTTGCCGATGCCGCCGGCTTCATCAAGCTGGACGCCATGGAAAACCCGTACCGTCTGCCAGAAGCGCTGCGCAGCGAGCTGGGCCAGACCTTGGCCGATGTCGCCCTCAACCGTTACCCCGACCCGCACGGCGATGGCCTGAAGGCGCAGCTCAAGGCTGCCTTTGCGATCCCCGCCGCCGCCGATGTCATTCTCGGCAACGGCTCCGACGAAATCATCACCCTGATCACCCAGGCACTGGCCGCCCCCGACATCGTGGTGATGGCGCTGGAGCCGTCGTTCGTGATGTACCGGCTGAACGCG
Coding sequences within:
- the hisD gene encoding histidinol dehydrogenase, with the translated sequence MQRLSSSQADFDARLKALLAFETAQDPAVDAAVAAICDDVKARGDAAVVEYTNRFDRMSVADMAALTLSREQLQAAHGRLPAHVRTALEAAAERVRRYHEKQLAHSWSYEDEDGTLLGQQVTPLDRVGIYVPGGKAAYPSSVLMNALPAKVAGVGEIIMVVPTPNGEQNDLVLAAAYIAGVDKVFTCGGAQAVAALAYGTESVPQVDKITGPGNAYVAAAKRRVFGVVGIDMVAGPSEILVICDGDTDPDWIAMDLFSQAEHDEIAQAILLSPSADFIARVEASIAKLLPAMPRRAIIEASLGNRGALIEVRDLDEACAISNYIAPEHLELSVAEPEAWLDKLRHAGAIFMGRFTSESLGDYCAGPNHVLPTSRTARFASPLGVYDFQKRSSLIRVSHAGAQKLGKIASILAHGEGLTAHARAAELRLDPAGD